One window from the genome of Bacillota bacterium encodes:
- the rph gene encoding ribonuclease PH has product MTRPDGRRPDQLRPLKITRHYLKHPEGSVLVESGETKVICTASLDEKVPSFLKGSGKGWVTAEYGMLPRSTNTRQARDYIQGHPGGRVFEIQRLIGRSLRAVTDLPALGERTIYLDCDVIQADGGTRTASINGAFVALVDCLELMRRREMIARLPLTDYCAAVSVGIIADQPVLDLCYAEDSAAGVDMNLVFTGGGRLIEIQGTGEEATFSGEELDKLLGLGRIGARETVRVQREVLGELAEKIGGAAARRGDATGARP; this is encoded by the coding sequence TTGACGCGTCCCGATGGCCGTCGTCCCGACCAGCTCCGCCCACTGAAGATCACCCGGCACTACCTGAAACACCCGGAGGGCTCGGTCCTCGTCGAGTCGGGCGAGACCAAGGTGATCTGCACGGCCAGCCTCGATGAGAAGGTCCCGTCCTTCCTGAAGGGCTCGGGGAAGGGCTGGGTCACCGCTGAGTACGGGATGCTCCCGCGTTCGACCAACACGCGTCAGGCCCGCGACTACATCCAGGGGCATCCGGGTGGCCGGGTCTTCGAGATTCAGCGTCTCATCGGCCGTTCTCTGCGGGCCGTCACCGATCTGCCGGCCCTCGGCGAACGCACCATTTATCTTGACTGCGACGTGATTCAAGCCGACGGGGGGACGAGAACGGCCTCGATCAACGGGGCCTTCGTCGCCCTGGTCGATTGTCTGGAGCTGATGCGGCGGCGGGAGATGATCGCCCGTCTACCCCTGACCGACTACTGCGCCGCCGTCAGCGTCGGGATTATCGCCGACCAGCCGGTGCTCGACCTGTGCTACGCGGAGGACTCGGCGGCCGGCGTCGACATGAACCTGGTCTTCACCGGCGGCGGCCGGCTCATCGAGATCCAGGGGACCGGCGAGGAAGCCACCTTCAGTGGCGAGGAGTTGGACAAGCTCCTCGGCCTGGGGCGGATCGGGGCGAGGGAGACCGTCCGGGTCCAGCGGGAAGTCCTCGGGGAACTGGCCGAGAAGATCGGTGGGGCCGCGGCCAGACGCGGCGACGCGACCGGCGCGCGGCCGTGA